The genomic stretch CAAAAGAGGGTGTAGCATGCCTGACCGGCACGGAGTGAACCAACATTTGCAGTCGAAAGATATTGTAGAAACCCCTTGGCCCCCTGCCCGTCAACCTGGATCCTTCCCATGTGTGAGACATCAAACAGGCCGGCCGCTGTTCTTACGGCCTTGTGCTCTTCAAGAACACCGGAGTATGAGACGGGCATCTCCCACCCCGCAAATTCAACAAA from Nitrospirota bacterium encodes the following:
- a CDS encoding glycine cleavage system aminomethyltransferase GcvT, encoding MKRTVLYEAHKALNAQFVEFAGWEMPVSYSGVLEEHKAVRTAAGLFDVSHMGRIQVDGQGAKGFLQYLSTANVGSLRAGQACYTLF